The Pseudomonas protegens genome contains the following window.
TCAAGGCCGCCGACCAGGCGCTCTATAGCGCCAAGGGCGCGGGGCGCAACTGCGTCATGGCGTTCGGGCAGAACCGTCGCGGTGCGGTGCGCATGGACGCTGCTGCGGGTTGAGTGATGATGGCGCATTCAGCGTCTGCACAGTCATTGGCAGGCTGAGGGCGACGGCAGTAGGTTGGAGCGATCTGCTGCCGGAGAAACCACCATGCCCGAGTATCAAGCTCCCCTGCGTGACATGCGCTTTCTGATCGATCACGTCTTTGACTTTCATGCCGGTTACGCCGCGCTGGGGGCCAGCGATGCCAGCCCGGACATGGTCAGCGCGATTCTTGAGGAAGGGGCGAAGTTCTGCGAGAACGTCCTGGCCCCGCTGAATTGCTCGGGTGACGAGGAAGGCTGTCATTTTGCCAATGGCGTAGTGACCACTCCCAAGGGCTTCAAGCAGGCCTTCGCGCAATACGTCGAAGGCGGCTGGCATGGCCTGGCCGCCGATCCGGCCTATGGCGGTCAGGGACTGCCCCAGTCCCTGGGACTGGTCATCAGCGAAATGGTGGGGTCCAGCAACACCTCCTGGGGCATGTACCCGGGACTGACCCATGGCGCCATGTCGGCGATTCATGCCCATGGCAGCCCTGAACAGAAGCAGCTGTACCTGCGCAAGCTCACCGCCGGGCAATGGACCGGCACCATGTGCCTGACCGAAGCCCATTGCGGTACGGACCTGGGCCTCATCAAAACCCGTGCGGTGCCCCAGGCCGACGGCAGCTATGCGGTGTCGGGGAGCAAGATTTTCATCTCCGCCGGCGAGCACGACATGAGTGACAACATCATCCATCTGGTGCTGGCCAAACTGCCGGACGCACCGGCCGGGACCAAGGGCATTTCCCTGTTCATCGTGCCCAAGTTCCTGCCGGATGCGGCAGGTGAGGCCGGCGAGCGCAATGCAGTGAGTTGCGGCTCCATCGAGCACAAGATGGGGATCAAGGCCTCGGCCACGTGCGTATTGAACTTTGACGGCGCCAGGGGCTTTCTGATCGGCGAGGCCAACAAGGGCCTCAATTGCATGTTCACCATGATGAACCATGCGCGCCTGGGCACCGGGATGCAGGGCTTGTGCCTAGGGGAAGCCAGCTTCCAGGGCGCGGTCCGCTACGCCAACGATCGTTTGCAGATGCGCTCCCTGAGCGGGCCCAAGTCCCCGGACAAGGCGGCGGATCCGATCATCGTCCACCCGGATGTACGGCGCATGCTGTTGACCATGAAAGCCCTCAACGAGGGCAACCGTGCCCTGGCCTATTTCACTGCCCAGTTGCTGGACGTGGCCCACCTGGGCGCCGATCCGGCCCAGCGCCAGGACGCCGAGAACCTCCTGGCGTTCCTGACCCCGATCTGCAAGGCCTTTATGACTGAGACCGGCCTTGAGGTGACCAACCACGGCATGCAGGTGTTTGGCGGTCACGGCTACATTCGTGAGTGGGGCATGGAGCAACTGGTGCGCGATTGTCGTATCGCCCTGATCTACGAGGGCACCAACGGCATCCAGGCTCTGGACTTGCTGGGCCGCAAGGTGCTGGGCAGCCAGGGCAAGCTGTTGCTGGGGTTTACCAGGATCGTGCACAAGTTCTGTGGGGCACATGCCGAGCATCCCCAGCTCAAGGCCTACATCGCGCAACTGGATGGCTTGAACCGTCAGTGGGGCGAGTTGACCACCAGGGTCGGCATGGCCGCGCTGAAGAACCCGGACGAAGTGGGGGCCGCGGCCCTGGATTACCTGATGTACAGCGGTTACATCGTCCTGGCCTACCTCTGGCTGCGCATGGCCCTGGCGGCTCAGCAACAGCTCGATGCCGGCCAGGGGGACAGCGATTTTGCCGGCGCCAAGCTGGCGACCTGTGAGTTCTACTTCAAGCGCTTGTTGCCGCGTACCGCCGCGCATCTGGCGGCGATCGAAGCCGGCAGTGATTGCCTGATGCAACTCCCGGCGCGCTGGTTCGCTCTGTAAATAGCCGCGATGCCCGGATGAAGCCCGCTGCGTGCGGGCTTTGTCTTGCCTGGGTATGGCTGTGACTAAAAATAACAATAAAGTCACTAGTTGACCCTATGTGTCGCAAAAGTTGTTCGGTTACACTCGGCTTTTCGTCAATGGGCCCGATGCGGTCCGCTTGTTTAGATCCTGCGAGGTTTGCCATGGCTGACTACAAAGCGCCCCTGCGCGATATGCGCTTCGTCCTCAATGAAGTTTTCGAGGTCGCCAAACTCTGGGCCCAGTTACCGGCATTGGCTGAGACAGTGGATGCCGAGACTGTCGAGGCGATTCTGGAAGAAGCGGGCAAGGTTACCGCCCGCAGCATCGCTCCGCTGAGTCGCGCTGGCGACGAGGAAGGCTGTCACTGGAACGACACCGTGGTCACCACTCCCCAAGGATTCACCCAGGCTTATCAGACCTACGCCGAGGGCGGTTGGGTCGGCGTGGGGGGTGATCCCGAGTTCGGCGGCATGGGCATGCCCAAGGCGGTGTCTGCCCAGGTCGAGGAAATGGTCAACTCCGCGAGCCTGGCCTTTGGCCTGTACCCGATGCTTACGGCGGGCGCCTGCCTGTCGATTCATGCCCACGCCAGCGAAGAGCTGAAAGCCACTTACCTGCCGAACATGTACGCCGGTGTCTGGGCCGGTTCCATGTGCCTGACCGAGCCCCATGCCGGCACCGATCTGGGCATCATCCGCACCAAGGCCGAACCTCGGGCCGACGGTTCCTACGCCATCAGCGGGACCAAGATCTTCATCACCGGCGGTGAACACGACCTCACGGAAAACATCATCCATCTGGTGCTGGCCAAGCTGCCGGACGCGCCGGCCGGTCCCAAGGGGATTTCCCTGTTCCTGGTGCCCAAGTTCCTGGTCAACGCCGATGGCAGCCTGGGCGAGCGCAACCCGGTGAGCTGCGGCTCCATCGAGCACAAGATGGGCATCCAGGCTTCGGCCACCTGCGTGATGAACTTCGACCAGGCCATCGGTTACCTGGTGGGCGAGCCGAACAAGGGCCTGGCGGCGATGTTCACCATGATGAACTACGAGCGCCTGGGGGTGGGTATCCAGGGGCTGGCCACCGGTGAGCGCTCCTATCAGAACGCTGTTGAGTACGCCCGTGACCGCCTGCAGAGCCGTGCGCCTACCGGCCCGCAAGCCAAGGACAAGGTCGCCGATCCGATCATCGTGCATCCGGACGTGCGGCGCATGCTGCTGACCATGAAGGCCGCCAACGAAGGCGGTCGAGCCTTCTCCACCTACGTGGCGATGCAACTGGATACCGCCAAGTTCAGCGAAGACGCCGAAACCCGCAAGCGCGCGGAAAGCCTGGTGGCCTTACTGACCCCCGTGGCCAAGGCGTTCCTGACCGACCTGGGTCTGGAAACCACGGTGCATGGCCAGCAGATTTTTGGCGGGCACGGCTACATTCGCGAATGGGGCCAGGAACAACTGGTGCGCGATGTGCGGATCACCCAGATCTACGAAGGCACCAATGGCATCCAGGCCCTGGACCTGGTGGGGCGCAAGATCGTGGGCAGCGGCGGGGCGTTCTACCGCCTGTTCGCCGATGAAATTCGCCATTTCACAGCAACGGCCGATGGGCAACTGGCAGAGTTCACCCGGCCGTTGAATGCGGCCCTGGACAACCTGGATGAACTGACCGCCTGGCTGCTGGATCGAGCGATCAGCAACCCGAACGAAATCGGCGCGGCGTCAGTGGAATACCTGCAGGTGTTTGGCTACACGGCTTACGCCTACATGTGGGCGTTGATGGCCAAGGCGGCGCTGGGCAAAGAGCAGGAAGAGGAGTTCTATGCCAGCAAACTGGGGACCGCGCGCTTCTACTTCGCACGTCTGCTGCCGCGTATTCACTCCCTGACCGCCTCGGTGAAAGCGGGCAGCGAATCGCTGTTCCTGTTGCCGGCTGAGCAGTTTTAACTGGCAAGGGGCTTTGTAAGTAATCTCTTACATAACGTGCTGCTGATCGTCCATATCGGTAGATGACGGCGGAGGCTAATCTACTTCACATGGACGTCGCGCAGGAAGCGCAAAGCAACAACACGGACACGTAGGATTCCGCCAGGATGGTGGAGTGAAAAGGATGTCAGGGAAACAGTCTGCAAAACCCCGCTTCGGCGGGGTTTTCTTTTGCCCGGCTTTTTGTTCCGGCGAATTCAGCCCAGGATATCCGGCACCACAGCAGCGCCCAGGCGTCCGTCGTGGGCACTCATCGAGTCTTCCAGCAAGGTGCGCAGCAATTCCAGCGTGCCTTGTTGACGCTGCAGATCGCGACAGACCAATCCGACTCTCAACGGCACCCTGGGTTCGCTCAAGGGCTTCCACAGCAGTTCGCTGTTGCTGTGCTGCTGTTGCGAACGCCCCGGCAGCACGGTGGCCAATTGGGTGTGGGGCAGGCTGTCGAGGATGCCGGCCATATTGTTCAGCTCCGCCTGCACCTGCGGGCGCCGTCCCAGATTGGCCAGTTGTGCCTGCCAGATCTGACGCACCTGAAACTCCTCTCCCAGCAGCAACATCGGCAGTTCCGCCGCCTGACTCATGGACACCTTCTTGAATTCGCGCAAAGGGTGCTGCGCGGGGATGACCAGTGTCAGTTCGTCTTCATAGAGCGGAACGCCATGCAAGCCCGGCTGGCGTGGTGGCAGGTAGCTGATGCCGATATCCAGCGAGCCATTGAGCAAGCGCCGTTCGATCTCCAGGCCCGTCAGCTCGTAGATCTGCACCACCAGATGGGGCTGGGCCTTGCGCACCCGTTCGAGCATCTGCGGCACCAGGCTGGTGTGCACCGTTTGCAGTACGCCGATAGCCAGGGTGCGCAGGGCCTGGCCCTTGAAGTTGCGCAAGGCTTCGCGAGCCTGTTGCAGGCCGTCGAGCAGGGGCAGGGCGTGATTGTAGAGGGTGTGGGCGGCCAGGGTCGGCAAGAGGCGCTTGCTGCTGCGTTCAAACAGGCTGACGTCGAGGTTCTGCTCCAGTTGGCGGATCTGCTGGGACAGTGCCGGTTGCGAGATCGACAGGCGCTCGGCAGCACGGCCCACGTGGCCTTCTTCATACACCGCGACGAAATAACGCAGTTGCTTAAAATCCATAAGTATTTCTTATCGAAAAAGCTTAAAAATCGAAATGGCCCGAAGCCCGCGAGGCGCCTAGTCTAGCGCCTATTCACAAGGCTTACAGGGCCAAGAAGCACGATGAATACCGTTTACGTCGATGGTGTTTACATAGGCAAGGCAAAAAATCTCGGCCAGGGTCTGGTCATCGATACCGACAAGCACCCGGTTGCAAACCGTCTCTGGTTATGGCCACAAGGCCTGGGCAGCGATGAACAGGGTGATCCGCGCTTTCATACCGGTCCTGAACGGGCCCTGCATCACTATCCCGCCGAGCATTACGCCCATTGGCGCAAACGTTATCCACAGTTCGATTGGTCGGCCCCGGCCTTTGGCGAAAATCTCTCGAGCCGCGGCCTGACCGAAGAGCAGGTGTGCCTGGGGGACCTGTTCCGCTGGGGCGGTGCGTTGTTGCAGGTCAGTCAGCCCCGTTCACCCTGCTACCGCCTGAGCCAGCGCTGGGGGCTGGTCAACCTGCCTCGGCAAGCCCAGGACAATGGCCGTTGTGGCTGGTTCTACCGGGTGCTCAAACCCGGCGTCGTCCAGGCGGACGAACCCTTCGAACTGATCCAGCGCAGCTATCCCGGCCTGACCGTGGCCTGGGCCCTGCGCAGCTTTTTCCTGGAGCCCCTGGAGCCTGCCGGTCTGAAAACCCTGATTGATTGCCCCGCGCTGTCCTCGCGCTGGCGCGATATCGCCATCAAGCGCCTGCGCACCGGCCGGGTCGAGGACTGGTCCGCGCGCCTGTTGGGGCTGCCCCTGGAGGGCTTGCGGGCATGAATCTGTTCAATCTGCGCCGTACCCCGCCCAGTCTGGAGGATCTGGCCGTCGAGCCGTGCCTGGCTGCCGCGGACGATGGCTGTGCCAGTGAGTGCCTGATGCCCAGCGTGCAACGCCCCCAGCCGGTGTTCGTCCGTGGCCAGGGTTCCTGGCTATGGGACAGCCAGGACCGCACCTACCTTGACTTCACCCAGGCTGCCGCCGCCAACAGCCTGGGTCATAGCCCCTCGGCCGTGGTCAATGCCCTGGCCGCTCAGGCCCAGTCGCTGATCAACCCCGGTTCGGGTTTCTACAACCGCGGCATGCTCAAGCTGGCCGATCGCCTGTGCCGCAGCACCGGCAGCGACCAGGCCTACCTGTTGAGCAGCGGCAGCGAGGCCTGCGAGGCCGCGATCAAGCTGGCACGCAAATGGGGGCAACTGCACCGCGGCGGCGCGGCCGGCATCATCACCGCCAGTCGCAGTTGCCATGGTCGTGGTTTTGCCGCGCTGTCGGCGGCCGGGCATGGCGCCTCGGGCAATCGCTTCGAGCCGCAACTGCCGGGCTTCAGCCAGGTGCCGTTCAATGACCTGCCGGCTTTGCATGCGGCAGTGGATGCGCAAACCGTGGCCATCCTGC
Protein-coding sequences here:
- a CDS encoding acyl-CoA dehydrogenase C-terminal domain-containing protein: MPEYQAPLRDMRFLIDHVFDFHAGYAALGASDASPDMVSAILEEGAKFCENVLAPLNCSGDEEGCHFANGVVTTPKGFKQAFAQYVEGGWHGLAADPAYGGQGLPQSLGLVISEMVGSSNTSWGMYPGLTHGAMSAIHAHGSPEQKQLYLRKLTAGQWTGTMCLTEAHCGTDLGLIKTRAVPQADGSYAVSGSKIFISAGEHDMSDNIIHLVLAKLPDAPAGTKGISLFIVPKFLPDAAGEAGERNAVSCGSIEHKMGIKASATCVLNFDGARGFLIGEANKGLNCMFTMMNHARLGTGMQGLCLGEASFQGAVRYANDRLQMRSLSGPKSPDKAADPIIVHPDVRRMLLTMKALNEGNRALAYFTAQLLDVAHLGADPAQRQDAENLLAFLTPICKAFMTETGLEVTNHGMQVFGGHGYIREWGMEQLVRDCRIALIYEGTNGIQALDLLGRKVLGSQGKLLLGFTRIVHKFCGAHAEHPQLKAYIAQLDGLNRQWGELTTRVGMAALKNPDEVGAAALDYLMYSGYIVLAYLWLRMALAAQQQLDAGQGDSDFAGAKLATCEFYFKRLLPRTAAHLAAIEAGSDCLMQLPARWFAL
- a CDS encoding acyl-CoA dehydrogenase C-terminal domain-containing protein, translating into MADYKAPLRDMRFVLNEVFEVAKLWAQLPALAETVDAETVEAILEEAGKVTARSIAPLSRAGDEEGCHWNDTVVTTPQGFTQAYQTYAEGGWVGVGGDPEFGGMGMPKAVSAQVEEMVNSASLAFGLYPMLTAGACLSIHAHASEELKATYLPNMYAGVWAGSMCLTEPHAGTDLGIIRTKAEPRADGSYAISGTKIFITGGEHDLTENIIHLVLAKLPDAPAGPKGISLFLVPKFLVNADGSLGERNPVSCGSIEHKMGIQASATCVMNFDQAIGYLVGEPNKGLAAMFTMMNYERLGVGIQGLATGERSYQNAVEYARDRLQSRAPTGPQAKDKVADPIIVHPDVRRMLLTMKAANEGGRAFSTYVAMQLDTAKFSEDAETRKRAESLVALLTPVAKAFLTDLGLETTVHGQQIFGGHGYIREWGQEQLVRDVRITQIYEGTNGIQALDLVGRKIVGSGGAFYRLFADEIRHFTATADGQLAEFTRPLNAALDNLDELTAWLLDRAISNPNEIGAASVEYLQVFGYTAYAYMWALMAKAALGKEQEEEFYASKLGTARFYFARLLPRIHSLTASVKAGSESLFLLPAEQF
- a CDS encoding LysR family transcriptional regulator, producing the protein MDFKQLRYFVAVYEEGHVGRAAERLSISQPALSQQIRQLEQNLDVSLFERSSKRLLPTLAAHTLYNHALPLLDGLQQAREALRNFKGQALRTLAIGVLQTVHTSLVPQMLERVRKAQPHLVVQIYELTGLEIERRLLNGSLDIGISYLPPRQPGLHGVPLYEDELTLVIPAQHPLREFKKVSMSQAAELPMLLLGEEFQVRQIWQAQLANLGRRPQVQAELNNMAGILDSLPHTQLATVLPGRSQQQHSNSELLWKPLSEPRVPLRVGLVCRDLQRQQGTLELLRTLLEDSMSAHDGRLGAAVVPDILG
- a CDS encoding MOSC domain-containing protein — protein: MNTVYVDGVYIGKAKNLGQGLVIDTDKHPVANRLWLWPQGLGSDEQGDPRFHTGPERALHHYPAEHYAHWRKRYPQFDWSAPAFGENLSSRGLTEEQVCLGDLFRWGGALLQVSQPRSPCYRLSQRWGLVNLPRQAQDNGRCGWFYRVLKPGVVQADEPFELIQRSYPGLTVAWALRSFFLEPLEPAGLKTLIDCPALSSRWRDIAIKRLRTGRVEDWSARLLGLPLEGLRA